The Thermogemmatispora onikobensis genomic sequence CGACCAGGTAGAAGAAATGGACATCGGTATTCGCTGCTTCGGCAGTGAATTCATCACTCCTTTGGCGGAGCGCATCGCATTTCAGCGCAAGAGCGAGCACACCTTTTGGTCATTGAAGGTCGATGGGCGAGTTGTAGGCTACCTGTCACTCTTCCGACTTCCCCCTGCCTTGCTGGATGACCTGCTCACAGGCAGGCACATTGAGCGCGATATCAGGGTTGAGGACGTGCTCCCCTTTACCCGGATAGAGCCTTTTGATATTTACATCGACGTGCTGGCCATTGATCCACGTCTTGACCCACACCTCCGCTCGTTCTACGCCTCCTTAATTATCTCGCGCATTGCCGATGTACTTCTCGACTTTCTGGCCAACGGCTACCAGATCGAGCATCTCTATACCGTTACCGCCACACGAGAAGGCGACAACCTGGTTCGGAAGCTCGGCTTTCAGCAGCTGGCCGATAAATCCTTGGTTCCCGGGCGTGTAGCCTATGTGTTTCCCCTCGATGAAGCAGGAATCGCACGTTTACGTTCTCTAAGTAGGAGAGGAATCTATGTCACCCGCCGAAGAGAAGATTCGCCACGTTCTTGAAACCAATGCCGGGCGCCTCCGAACGGAAGGGCCGGACGTCGTTCGCTGGCTGACCGGTGGCAGCGAACCAGATGCCTATGTGCTTTTGGAACGCGAGCCTGCCACAGACCGGCTGGCAGCTCGCTGTGCTTCCTGTCGGCAGGTGCTGCAGCCGCTGACCCTGGTCGACGGACGTCTGGTTGCTGAAGAGCTAGTAGCAGTGCGGCGGCGCTTTGCTGGGCATACCTGTGCCCGAGCAGAGGCTTGAGCAGGGCTAAACCAGAGCCGTTCCGTCTGACGCCAGGCTGAGCGACTGCTCCCTTCGAGAGTGTATTATCGGGAGGCGCTGGGCCCACGTGGCCAGCGTCTGCCCGGGTGCTGAGGCCGTCGCTGCAGGTCTGGACCTGGTAGCCGGCGCGGCTGAGGGCCACACGCAGCACCGTCCGACAGACCGGCAAATCGCCAGCTACGAGCATGGTGGGCCCTGGGCGCATGATGTCTATACTCCTTTCTGACAGACACTCTTTTCACTTGCAGACTTCGCAGCTCAGCAGCATGCCTGTCCTCTCTCTAACAGATGAATTGACCTCTTCTTTACACAAGAACATCTTTTAATAGAAAGAGAAATGTGCTATCCTTTGCTTGACTTTACCCTTGCTCTTGAAGTATAGGCTATCGAGCCGGACGAGCGTGCCCCTTGACGGTGACATCTGTGCAGAATCCCTGCAGAAAGCGTGCAGCTCTGCGGGCCACAGCCGGGCTGGCGCTGAGAAGAGGCTACAACTATGCGCGAGAAGACGTGTCATCACGCCAATCACCTGCGAGCTGCCATCAAAGAGGCTGGCCTGACCATTGCTGAAGTCGCCCGCGAGACGGGCATCCCTGTAAGAACCCTCTTCGACTATTGTGCCGGGCGCGTGCGAATTCCCAGGAAGCGTCTGGAAGCCATAGCCAGGCTGCTAGCATGTCCTCCCGAGCTGCTTGTCTGCCGATCCCTTCCCGGTGGCGGCCCTCATCTGCTAGAATGGACGCAGAGCGCAGAAGCCGAAGCAGACGAAGCATCCCCGTTCCTTACCATGCTCGGGGAAGGAGCCACCGCCATCGATCGTCTAAGACGTGCCTTATTACAGCAACTGCTGCTACCGCTGGTAACGGCAGCCCCCTGGCTGCACAAGACTGCGCAAGAGCTAATCGAAGCGGAGGCCTGGGAACGCCTGGCGTTGGCGCTCAAGCGGCCCTCCCGTACCGACGCCGCCACCCTGGCCCATCTAGAGGCCGTCACCGACCTCTATTGGGAGTTATATCGTTCCTCGCTGGCCAAAAGCGACCTGCTACATGCAGTCTCAGGCCATCTGATGACCCTGACCCAGTTGCTGCATGCACAGCAACCGCTGGCTATTCAGCGGCGGCTGTGCGCAGTCTGTAGCAATAGCGCCCAGATACTCGGCGAAATTGCCCTGGATCAGCACGACGGAGAGCGCGCTGCCGCTTCCTATCG encodes the following:
- a CDS encoding helix-turn-helix transcriptional regulator, whose product is MSQPEPEADRDYYTASEAMKRLGLSRTTFHQYVNEGLIPRLLRPGAKRGVYPKRDIDALALTMNLALRVHERIIFSRSTPGDQVEEMDIGIRCFGSEFITPLAERIAFQRKSEHTFWSLKVDGRVVGYLSLFRLPPALLDDLLTGRHIERDIRVEDVLPFTRIEPFDIYIDVLAIDPRLDPHLRSFYASLIISRIADVLLDFLANGYQIEHLYTVTATREGDNLVRKLGFQQLADKSLVPGRVAYVFPLDEAGIARLRSLSRRGIYVTRRREDSPRS
- a CDS encoding helix-turn-helix domain-containing protein, with the translated sequence MREKTCHHANHLRAAIKEAGLTIAEVARETGIPVRTLFDYCAGRVRIPRKRLEAIARLLACPPELLVCRSLPGGGPHLLEWTQSAEAEADEASPFLTMLGEGATAIDRLRRALLQQLLLPLVTAAPWLHKTAQELIEAEAWERLALALKRPSRTDAATLAHLEAVTDLYWELYRSSLAKSDLLHAVSGHLMTLTQLLHAQQPLAIQRRLCAVCSNSAQILGEIALDQHDGERAAASYRLAIELAREGEQSALWALAAGRQAWLLVYQGAGKAALPTLEHALALGQSSQLSGQSLAWLEMMRAEVLAQEQDRSGCERALEHVHSWLDQSQAEQSPDQRWTGFQVSACAAYEGRCYLSLGSLTQARASLHQALQWLPATPSRRRALVLVDLAHVAAREGELEEACSLTEAALMCACQARSPRALRAVHRLAQALQQWKRLPCVARLNRMLRLLEQASLS